CGATCACGGCGATATCCGCCGTCGGCGCGCTTTCGCGCAACGCCCGCACGAAGCCGGGCGAACGCTCCGGCTGGTAATCGAGCAGGATCGCGTCCACCGCCACGCCCATGTCCGACGCCGCCGCGAGCACCGCCAGCGCCTCGACCTCGGAAGCGACCGCCGTGGCGTCGTATCCCCAGTCGAGCAGCATGTCATAGGCCGCCTTGCGGGAAAGCGCGTGGGCATCGACGACGAGGATGCGCCCGTCGGGCGCCTTTGCCGGCGTGATCCGGGCGGGCAATGCGGAAACGGCAAGCGCCATCGGCAGGCACACCGTGAAGACGGAACCCCGCCCGACCTCGCTCACCACATCCAGCGTACCGCCGAAAAGCCGCGTCAGCCCGTCCGTAATGGCAAGGCCGAGGCCCGTGCCCTCGTGCCGCCGGGTCGAGGAGGCATCGACCTGCGAGAACTTCTCGAAGATCGATTCCATCTTCTCCGTCGGAATGCCCGCGCCGGTATCCTCGACGCGAACGACGATCTCCACGCCGCTTTCCGTGGTCTGCGAGGAAAGATCGATGAGCACATGGCCGCGGTCGGTGAACTTGACGGCATTGCCGACGAGATTGGTGACGATCTGCCGGAAGCGTCCGGCATCGCCCATCACCGCCGCCGGCATGTTGGCCGCGCCGCGCACGACGAGCTCGACATCCTTCTCCGCCGCCTTGGCCGAAAGGAGCGTCGCCACGTCCTCGATCGCCTCCACCGGATTGAAGGCGACGTCGCGCAGCGTCATCTGGCCGGCGTCGATCCGGGAGAAGTCGAGGATGTCGTTGATGATCGTCAGAAGCGCGTTGCCGGACTTCACCATGATGTCGATGAAGGTCTTCTGGCGCGTGTCGAGGTTCGATTTGGCAAGCAGCTCCGCCATGCCGAGCACTCCGTTCATGGGCGTGCGGATCTCATGGCTCATATTGGCGAGGAATTCGGACTTGGCCTTGTCGGCAAGCTCGGCGCGCATGACGAGCCGGCGCAGCTCCTCCTCGCGGCTCTTGAGGTCCGTGATGTCGGAGAAGACCATGACGAAACGGCCACGATCCGTCGGCGTCACGTCGAGGCGCAGCCATCGCCCGCGTCCGCTATACATGATCAGCGATACCGGCTCGCCGGAAAAGAAGATCGCGCCGAATTCGTGCGCCTCGACATGCCGTTCGTCGACGGACCCGGTCGCGCCGCGCTCGATGCAATCGTCCAGCAGGTCCGCGACCGGCGTGCCCGGCTGCAGCAGGCGCTCCGGCACGGCGACCATGCGGGACAGCGTCTCGTTGGACAGCACCACCTTGCCGTCCTCGACGACGAGCAGGCCCTGGCTCATCGAGGAGACCGCGTCCTTGAGCAGGCTGCCGGTCTCCTCCAGCGCGCTGCGGGCTTCCAGCACCTCGCGCTCGCGCTCGCGCCGCTCGGTGATGTCGATATAGGTCAGCAGGCATCGGCCGCCGGAAATCGCACAGCCGGCCTCGATCACCGTCCGCCCGTTGGCATAGGTGACTTCCCGAACGGGCGTCTCGCCCGCGCGCATATCCGCAAGGCACGCTCCGTAGCCCTCGGCGGAGGGACCCTCGTCATCGCAAATCCCGCCCTGCGCCTGCTGGAACAGCAGGAGATCGCCGAGCGGCCGCCCCCGCATCATCGGCAGCGCGCCGTCCCACAGTTCTTCGAACGCGCCGTTCACCAGCTCCACGACATCGGTCGCATCGACCACGACGATGCCGACAGGAATGGATTCCACGATGCTTTCCAGATCGACCCGCGCCGCTTCCGCCTGGCGCTGGGCCTCGATGAGCTGGTCCTCGCGCTTCTTCAGCACCGTCGTGTCGGTGATCGAGCCGATCAGGTAGTTCTTGTCGTCGAGCGTCGTAACCCGGTAGAGGCGCGAGATCGTCGGCAGGACCGTGCCGTCGGCGCGGATATATTCGATCTCGCTTTCGACCAGCTCGCCGGTATCGAGCACGAACTGGTTCTGCCGGTGAAACTCCTCGCCCTGTTCGGGATACATGTCGAGCGTGCTGAGGCCGAGCAGCTCTTCCGGCTGGCGCCCCGTCATTTCGACATAGGCGCGGTTGGCGAAGATCATGCGCTGGTTCTCGTCGCGCATGAAGCTTGCGACCGGCAGCTCGTCGAGCAGCGCGCGGTAGAGACTGATCTCCTGCGAATGCTGCCGAAGCCGGCCTTCGTTTTCCTTGAGCGCGGTGACGTCGAGGCGTAGCGCGACGAGCATGCCATCCGGCCGGCGCTGCGTGACGAGGCGGATCCAGCCGCCGGAAAGGCGTGCGACGGATTCGTGAAGCGGCAGGTCATAGGCGGCAAGCCGCGCCGCGATCCAGCGCTCGCGCTCAGCCGCCTCCGCCTGCCCGACCTCGACGTCGTGCAACGCCTCGGTGAGGGTCGCGAGGCTGACGGCGCCGTCCGCACTGTCGCCGACCAGCGTCCGGTAGAATTCCCGCATGCTGCTGTTGGCGTAACCGAGGCGGTTGTCGGGGGAGAAGACCGCAACGCCCGCTCCCATCGCATCGAGCGCGCCCTCGACATGCTCGCCGGCACGCGCCGGCGCACGCTCGGCTTCTCCATTGGCATTCGCGGCGCAGCGGAGCGCCGCCGCCAGCACGTCGGCGGACGGCGTGAACAGTCCGACGAGAATGGAGAGCGCCGCCGAAAGCCGCTCGCGCTTCAGCGCGATGTCGAAGCTGCCGTCGCCGAAGTGGATGTAGCGGGCACGCTCGGGATTGCCGAAGATCAGGCAGCGCCGTTCCGGGTCATCGCGATCGTCATGTCCCGGCGCATCGCCGATCTCATCGGTGCGAAGGCCGATCATCTCCTCCGGCAGACGGCCGAAAAGGCGGGCATAGGCGTCGTTCACCGCGAGATAGCGCAGTTCGCTGCTCTTGACATATGCGGGATGCGGGTGCGCGCGAACGCGCGCACAGGCCGCCACCAGCAATTCGTCTTGAGATTCAGCCACGCCAAGAACTCCCCGAAGCGGCACGGAAGGAGGGATTCATACCTCCCGGGGAGTATCACCAATCCTTGAACGGATGGTTAACCCTTCGTTGCCGGAATTGCCGGGGCGTCCCGGTTTCCGTCAGGTCTCGAACATGATCGAGCGGACGCTGGCGATCAGCTTTTCCGTCGGCAGGTTGGAGAAGTTCTTGTCGATCTCCACGACCGTCAGCGCGCGCGCCTTGTCGGAAAGCCTGCCGCGCAGATCGCCGAGCGTCTGCGGCGCGGCGCAGAGCACGAGCCGGTCGAACGCGCCTTCGGCGGCATAGTCGTCGATCCGCCCGGCGATCTCGGCGGTGAATTTCTGCTGCTCCTCGCGCACCGGGTCGCTCGAATATTCCATGGAGGACCGGCCGGGGCCGACCGAGGAATGGCTGCGGCCCGGCTTGTCGGCCATGATGTCCTGAGCCTTCTTCGGTTCCCAGCGAAAGACCTCCTGCTCCGGGCTCTGCTGGCCCTCCTTCAGCAGGTTCACGCCCTTGAGCAGGCGGGCCTGATTGCCGTCTGCGGCGAGGATCCAGGTCGTAGCGGTCATTTCTCACTCCCCTAGCAAGGTTCACGGAAACGCAGATGGTACTGCGCGAGGGAGCATCCGACAGGATTGTGGCAGGATGCGTATTGGTCCAACGCAACGCGCGCGGGCATGTTCCGCCATCCGCGACGGGCAAGCATTCCCGCCGCCGGACATGCCGGTTCGGGCAAGGAACGCGCGTCCGGCATTTCGCACATGCGAAAGTAGCGCTTGACTTTTCACCACGAAACAACGACATGAGACCCCGAGCGTCGCCCTTCGGCCGCCGCGTGAGCGAGCCCAGCGATTTCCCGAGCACGGGACGCGAGAAGGAGAAGCGCAGGAGAATGGTCCGCCGGATAGCGGCGGAAGACTGCGCAGACGCAAATCCAACCCACAAGTTCCCAATTCACGCGGGGTTCTTGACGCCAGACGAAACCGGATCGCATGGTGCGTTCCGGCCCGAGGCGGTTCCGCAAGACATGGCGCATTGCGCCCGGAACCGGATTCGGAAAGTCGCCTGGCGCCCCGAAAGGTATTGCTTTGACAACTTTCCACGACCTCGGTCTCTCGAAGACCATCGTCGCCACCCTCTCCGCGCTCGGCTTCGAAAAGGCGACACCGATCCAGGAAAAGGCCATTCCGCTGGTCCTCGAAGGCTCGGACCTCATCGGTCTCGCCCAGACCGGCACCGGCAAGACGGCCGCCTTCGGCCTGCCGATGATCGAGAAGCTTCTCGCTGACGCCCGCCGTCCCGACCCGCGCAACATCCGCGCCCTCATCCTTGCTCCGACCCGCGAACTGGTGAACCAGATCGCCGACAACCTGCGCGACTTCGTGAAGAAGACGCCGCTGCGCGTCGTCACCGTCGTCGGCGGCGCTTCCATCAACAAGCAGTCGGAAATGCTGAACCGCGGCACCGACATCCTCGTCGCCACGCCGGGCCGCCTGCTCGACCTCGTCGCCCGCAAGTCCGTGACGCTGACGCAGGCCCGCTACCTCGTGCTCGACGAGGCCGACCAGATGCTCGACCTCGGCTTCATCCACGATCTGCGCAAGATTTCGAAAATGGTGCCGAAGAACCGCCAGACGCTGCTCTTCTCGGCCACCATGCCCAAGCTGATCGCCGAGCTTGCCGGCGAATATCTGTCGAACCCGAAGAAGGTCGAGGTCACCCCGCCCGGCAAGGCCGCCGACAAGGTGGAGCAGTACGTGCACTTCGTGCCCGGCAAGGACCAGAAGACGCAGATCCTCAAGCAGACGCTCACCGACAATCCGGACGGCCTGTCGCTCGTCTTCTCGCGCACCAAGCACGGCGCGGAAAAGCTGATGAAGCATCTCGACCATGTCGGCTTCAAGGCTGCTTCGATCCACGGCAACAAGAGCCAGGGCCAGCGCGAGCGCGCCCTCAAGGCCTTCCGTGACGGCGAGATCCGCGTGCTGGTCGCCACCGACGTCGCCGCCCGCGGCATCGACATTCCGGGCGTCACCCACGTCTACAACTACGACCTGCCGGAAGTGCCGGACGCCTACGTCCACCGCATCGGCCGCACGGCCCGCAACGGCCGCGACGGCATCGCCATCGCCTTCTGCGCTCCGGACGAGGCGCATCTCCTGCGCGATATCGAGCGGCTGATGGGCATCAAGATCGCCGTCGCCAGCGGCGAGGCCCCGGCCGAAGTCAGCACGGCAGGCCCCGGCGGCAAGTCCCGCAAGGGCCGCAACAGCCGCGGCGGCGGCCAGCGCTCGGGCAACGGCAACGGCCGCGCCGCGAACCGCCCGGCACGCCAGCCCTTCGGTGACGGCGCGCAGGCGGAAGCCGGTGCCCCCGCCGGCGCCAAGCGCCCGCAGCACGGCCGCCCGGCCCAGAAGCAGGGCGACCGCCAGAACCGCAACCACGGCGGCAACGGCCAGCCCGGTCGCCCGCAGCGCAGCGGCAAGCCGCGCCGCCCGGAAGGCCAGCGCCGCGAACAGGCGTGAGCCGGTCACGGTATTGAATGCGGAAACGGCGGGCTTCGGCCCGCCGTTTTTGTTTGTAGGAAGGTTGCGGGAACCGCCCCCTCACTCCGCCGGCGCGACGTCCTTGCGGTTCGTGAGGTAGACCCCCACCACCACGATGGCTGTCCCGAGGATCATCGGAACCGTCAGCTCCTCGCCGAAGACGGCGGCGGCCTGCAGGGCGGCGATGGGGGGGACGAGATAGATGAGCGAGGCGGCACGGGAGACCTGGCCGCGGCGCAGGAGATAGAGCAGCAGCAGGATCGCGCCCACGGAAATGCCGAGCACCGACCAGGCGAGCAGCGCGACGAAGGCGAAGCCGAAATCGACATGCAGGTTTTCCAGGGCGAGCGCGAAGGGGACGGTGACGACCAGCGCGCCGACATATTGCAGCGTCGCGATGGTGCGGATGTCACCGGTATGCAGGTGCTGCTTCTGGTAGATCGTGCCATAGGTGACGGCCGCCATGCCCAGCATGTTGACGACGATGGCGAAGGCCGGGATCTCCGCCGCGCTTTGGCCGAAGAACTTCGGCAGGACGGCGATCAGCACCCCGAGAAAACCGAGACAGATTCCGAGCTTCTGCATCGTGCCCAGCCTTTCCCCGATGAAGAAGGGCGCCGCCAGCGCCGTCATCAGCGGCTGGAGGGCGGCGATGATCGAGGAGAGCGCCGCCGGCACGCCCTGGCCGATCGCCCACCAGACCGTGCCGAGATAGATGCCGTGCAGGAAGGCGCCCGAGACGATGGCGTGCAGGACGGTGCGCATGTCGCGCGGCCATGCGGCCCGCGAAGCGAGACAGAGCACGGTGAACAGGATGGCTGCCGTCACATAGCGGATGCTGAGGAAGGTCAGCGGCTCGGAGACGATGGCGCCGAACTTGGCGACGACCCAGCCGGTGGACCAGAGCAGGACGAAGATGGCCGGAGCCAGGCGGTCGAGGGACATGGGCTTTCCGCGAAGGGGACAATCGGTGCGCGAGCGATAGGCATCGCGCCGGTGATGGTCAAAGGAATTTCCTTGATGCTTAGGTTCAGAGAAAAGCGGAACGAACAGTCTTTCGGCACCTGCCCATGTTTTCGGCAGGCATGGATCCCCCGGATGCGCTTCGCCGGACGGCTTACCGGTAGAAACCGTCGCGATGGCCGGTTTTATACGCCTCAAAGCGGTATGAGAATTCTTGATCGCTAATTGAGCATGGTTCTTGCATTGCCGGGAATGTTGTACTCAAATGACAGAAAATGGGGAACACGCCTTTGGCATTTGATGAAATGATGAACGCGGACTCCGGTGCGCGCCAGCCATACCAGAACTACCATGAATGGTACGAAGCACAGGATCGGGCCCGCCTGATCGCCAAATCGAGGGACGCCGAGAACCTCTTCCGCAAAACCGGCATCACCTTCGCGGTCTACGGGCACGCCGACAGTTCCGAAAAGCTCATCCCCTTCGACATCATACCGCGCATCATCTCCGGCCGGGAATGGCGCAAGCTCGCCCAGGGCATCGAGCAGCGGGTCATCGCCCTCAACGCCTTCCTCGATGACATCTACCACAAGCAGGAGATCATCAAGGCGGGCCGCATCCCGCGCGAGCTGATCGAGCGCAACGAGGCGTTCCTGCCGCAGATGATCGGCTTCAAGCCGCCGGGCGGCGTCTATACCCACATCGTCGGCACCGACATCGTGCGCACCGGCGAAGACCAGTTCTACGTGCTGGAGGACAATGCCCGCACCCCGTCCGGCGTCAGCTACATGCTGGAGAACCGGGAAACCATGATGCAGATGTTCCCGGAGCTGTTCCACCTCAACAAGGTGCGCCCGGTCGAGGACTATCCGAAACTGCTGCGCCAGAGCCTTGCTTCCCTCGCCCCGCCCGGCTGTTCCGGCAAGCCGCGTGTCGCGGTGCTGACGCCCGGCATCTTCAACTCCGCCTATTACGAGCACGCCTTCCTCGCCGACATGATGGGCGTGGAGCTGGTGGAAGGCTCGGACCTGCGCGTCGTCGACGGCAAGGTGAAGATGCGCACCACCCGCGGCTACGAGGCCATCGACGTCCTCTACCGCCGCGTCGACGACGACTTCCTCGATCCCATGACTTTCCGGCCGGATTCCGCGCTCGGCATCCCCGGCATCATGGACGTCTACAAGGCCGGCAACATCACCATTGCCAACGCCCCGGGCACCGGCATTTCCGACGACAAGGCGATCTATTCCTACATGCCCGAGATCGTCGAGTTCTATACCGGCCGCAAGGCGATCCTGGAGAACGTGCCGACATGGCGCTGCTCGGAGGAGGACAGCCTGAAATACGTGCTGGAGCACCTGAGCGAACTCGTCGTCAAGGAAGTGCACGGCTCGGGCGGCTACGGCATGCTCGTCGGCCCGACCGCCACGAAGAAGGAATGCGCGGCCTTCGCCGAGAAACTGAAGGCCCGGCCGGCGAACTACATCGCCCAGCCGACGCTCTCCCTCTCCACCGTGCCGATTCTCGTCAACAAGGGCATCGCGCCCCGGCATGTCGACCTTCGGCCCTATGTGCTGGTTTCCGACAAGGTGCAGATCATTCCCGGCGGGCTGACCCGCGTGGCGCTGAAGGAAGGCTCGCTGGTGGTCAATT
The Shinella zoogloeoides DNA segment above includes these coding regions:
- a CDS encoding DMT family transporter, with amino-acid sequence MSLDRLAPAIFVLLWSTGWVVAKFGAIVSEPLTFLSIRYVTAAILFTVLCLASRAAWPRDMRTVLHAIVSGAFLHGIYLGTVWWAIGQGVPAALSSIIAALQPLMTALAAPFFIGERLGTMQKLGICLGFLGVLIAVLPKFFGQSAAEIPAFAIVVNMLGMAAVTYGTIYQKQHLHTGDIRTIATLQYVGALVVTVPFALALENLHVDFGFAFVALLAWSVLGISVGAILLLLYLLRRGQVSRAASLIYLVPPIAALQAAAVFGEELTVPMILGTAIVVVGVYLTNRKDVAPAE
- a CDS encoding PAS-domain containing protein, translated to MAESQDELLVAACARVRAHPHPAYVKSSELRYLAVNDAYARLFGRLPEEMIGLRTDEIGDAPGHDDRDDPERRCLIFGNPERARYIHFGDGSFDIALKRERLSAALSILVGLFTPSADVLAAALRCAANANGEAERAPARAGEHVEGALDAMGAGVAVFSPDNRLGYANSSMREFYRTLVGDSADGAVSLATLTEALHDVEVGQAEAAERERWIAARLAAYDLPLHESVARLSGGWIRLVTQRRPDGMLVALRLDVTALKENEGRLRQHSQEISLYRALLDELPVASFMRDENQRMIFANRAYVEMTGRQPEELLGLSTLDMYPEQGEEFHRQNQFVLDTGELVESEIEYIRADGTVLPTISRLYRVTTLDDKNYLIGSITDTTVLKKREDQLIEAQRQAEAARVDLESIVESIPVGIVVVDATDVVELVNGAFEELWDGALPMMRGRPLGDLLLFQQAQGGICDDEGPSAEGYGACLADMRAGETPVREVTYANGRTVIEAGCAISGGRCLLTYIDITERREREREVLEARSALEETGSLLKDAVSSMSQGLLVVEDGKVVLSNETLSRMVAVPERLLQPGTPVADLLDDCIERGATGSVDERHVEAHEFGAIFFSGEPVSLIMYSGRGRWLRLDVTPTDRGRFVMVFSDITDLKSREEELRRLVMRAELADKAKSEFLANMSHEIRTPMNGVLGMAELLAKSNLDTRQKTFIDIMVKSGNALLTIINDILDFSRIDAGQMTLRDVAFNPVEAIEDVATLLSAKAAEKDVELVVRGAANMPAAVMGDAGRFRQIVTNLVGNAVKFTDRGHVLIDLSSQTTESGVEIVVRVEDTGAGIPTEKMESIFEKFSQVDASSTRRHEGTGLGLAITDGLTRLFGGTLDVVSEVGRGSVFTVCLPMALAVSALPARITPAKAPDGRILVVDAHALSRKAAYDMLLDWGYDATAVASEVEALAVLAAASDMGVAVDAILLDYQPERSPGFVRALRESAPTADIAVIVLTSMSLSTEDQLLSSQQVEAHLMKPVRADLLRETVFEVLRAARAKTAPTAAAGKVLPLRPQVAPQAAPIGDGVLDVLVAEDNEVNQILFTQMLLASGLRFRLVENGEEAVEVFRASRPGMILMDISMPVMNGLQASRAIREIESGTGHRVPIVAVTAHVLDGDREDCLAAGMDDYLTKPISVEKLDEKLDRWLKRGIAPAAKGTLH
- a CDS encoding DEAD/DEAH box helicase — its product is MTTFHDLGLSKTIVATLSALGFEKATPIQEKAIPLVLEGSDLIGLAQTGTGKTAAFGLPMIEKLLADARRPDPRNIRALILAPTRELVNQIADNLRDFVKKTPLRVVTVVGGASINKQSEMLNRGTDILVATPGRLLDLVARKSVTLTQARYLVLDEADQMLDLGFIHDLRKISKMVPKNRQTLLFSATMPKLIAELAGEYLSNPKKVEVTPPGKAADKVEQYVHFVPGKDQKTQILKQTLTDNPDGLSLVFSRTKHGAEKLMKHLDHVGFKAASIHGNKSQGQRERALKAFRDGEIRVLVATDVAARGIDIPGVTHVYNYDLPEVPDAYVHRIGRTARNGRDGIAIAFCAPDEAHLLRDIERLMGIKIAVASGEAPAEVSTAGPGGKSRKGRNSRGGGQRSGNGNGRAANRPARQPFGDGAQAEAGAPAGAKRPQHGRPAQKQGDRQNRNHGGNGQPGRPQRSGKPRRPEGQRREQA
- a CDS encoding host attachment protein, which gives rise to MTATTWILAADGNQARLLKGVNLLKEGQQSPEQEVFRWEPKKAQDIMADKPGRSHSSVGPGRSSMEYSSDPVREEQQKFTAEIAGRIDDYAAEGAFDRLVLCAAPQTLGDLRGRLSDKARALTVVEIDKNFSNLPTEKLIASVRSIMFET
- a CDS encoding circularly permuted type 2 ATP-grasp protein, which gives rise to MMNADSGARQPYQNYHEWYEAQDRARLIAKSRDAENLFRKTGITFAVYGHADSSEKLIPFDIIPRIISGREWRKLAQGIEQRVIALNAFLDDIYHKQEIIKAGRIPRELIERNEAFLPQMIGFKPPGGVYTHIVGTDIVRTGEDQFYVLEDNARTPSGVSYMLENRETMMQMFPELFHLNKVRPVEDYPKLLRQSLASLAPPGCSGKPRVAVLTPGIFNSAYYEHAFLADMMGVELVEGSDLRVVDGKVKMRTTRGYEAIDVLYRRVDDDFLDPMTFRPDSALGIPGIMDVYKAGNITIANAPGTGISDDKAIYSYMPEIVEFYTGRKAILENVPTWRCSEEDSLKYVLEHLSELVVKEVHGSGGYGMLVGPTATKKECAAFAEKLKARPANYIAQPTLSLSTVPILVNKGIAPRHVDLRPYVLVSDKVQIIPGGLTRVALKEGSLVVNSSQGGGTKDTWVLED